The following are from one region of the candidate division WOR-3 bacterium genome:
- a CDS encoding Maf family protein produces the protein MLYLASQSPRRKALLKKLGIRFKILIPKVSEELARETSDPKELAIKNAKRKVESVAQRVKRGIILGVDTIVVYNKKILGKPRSKAEAKRMLKLLSGKRHLVISGIFLLKKPGDKIISDYEVTEVTFRPLRKKEIEDYINTKEPYDKAGAYAIQGRGGIFIERIEGCYQNVIGLPLPKILRLWKKIS, from the coding sequence ATGCTTTATTTAGCTTCCCAATCGCCAAGGAGAAAAGCTCTCCTCAAAAAACTTGGGATCAGATTTAAGATTTTAATCCCAAAGGTTTCTGAAGAATTGGCAAGGGAAACGAGCGACCCAAAAGAATTGGCGATAAAAAATGCAAAGAGGAAGGTAGAAAGTGTTGCCCAAAGAGTAAAGAGGGGAATAATTTTAGGTGTGGATACGATTGTGGTTTATAATAAGAAAATTCTCGGCAAACCAAGATCAAAAGCCGAGGCGAAAAGGATGTTAAAACTCCTCTCCGGGAAAAGACACTTAGTAATCTCGGGTATCTTCCTCTTAAAGAAGCCGGGGGATAAAATAATTAGTGATTACGAAGTGACGGAGGTGACCTTCCGCCCTTTAAGGAAAAAAGAGATTGAAGATTATATCAATACTAAAGAACCTTATGACAAAGCCGGTGCCTATGCCATTCAGGGAAGGGGCGGTATTTTTATTGAAAGAATTGAAGGATGTTATCAAAATGTGATTGGCCTCCCCCTGCCCAAAATTTTAAGGCTTTGGAAAAAGATTTCTTAA
- the ruvB gene encoding Holliday junction branch migration DNA helicase RuvB yields the protein MKERITQPERLRGEEQYDATLRPRYLKDFIGQNKIKENLKIFIEAAKKRDEPLEHILFFGPSGLGKTTLAHIIANEMLVGIKTTSGPVLERPIDLVGILTNLEAKEVLFIDEIHRTNKTVEEYLYPALEDFRIDILIDKGPAARTHKIKLVNFTLVGATTRSGLLTAPLRSRFGIIFHLDYYPPSDLYEIVLRSARILNLAIDDDGALEIAQRARGTPRVANRLLRRVRDFAQVMGKEVIDKEIVEYALEKLEVDKRGLDEMDKKIILTIIEKFDGGPVGINNLAAALGEDAETIEEVYESFLVKEGFIKRTPRGREATPLAYSYFGKKPRVAPRQLEF from the coding sequence GTGAAGGAGAGGATAACCCAACCGGAGCGATTAAGAGGGGAAGAGCAGTATGATGCCACCCTGCGGCCAAGATACTTGAAAGATTTTATTGGTCAGAATAAGATAAAGGAGAATCTCAAAATCTTCATTGAGGCGGCAAAAAAGAGGGATGAACCATTAGAACACATCTTATTTTTTGGTCCTTCCGGTTTAGGGAAGACGACCTTAGCCCACATCATCGCCAATGAGATGCTTGTCGGGATTAAGACGACATCCGGACCGGTCTTAGAGAGACCGATTGATTTGGTTGGAATTTTGACCAACCTGGAGGCAAAGGAGGTCCTTTTTATTGATGAGATCCATCGGACCAATAAGACCGTGGAAGAATATCTCTATCCCGCCTTGGAAGACTTCCGGATTGATATCTTAATTGATAAAGGACCGGCGGCCCGGACCCATAAGATTAAGTTAGTCAATTTCACCTTAGTTGGGGCAACTACCCGCTCTGGTCTTTTAACCGCCCCCCTCCGTTCCCGTTTTGGTATCATCTTTCATTTGGACTACTATCCCCCTTCTGATTTATACGAGATTGTCCTCCGCTCCGCCCGGATTTTAAATTTGGCGATTGATGATGATGGTGCCTTAGAGATTGCTCAACGGGCAAGAGGTACGCCCCGGGTGGCTAATCGCCTTTTGCGCCGGGTACGGGATTTCGCCCAAGTGATGGGAAAGGAGGTGATTGATAAAGAGATTGTGGAGTACGCCTTGGAGAAGTTGGAAGTTGATAAGAGGGGATTGGATGAGATGGATAAGAAGATAATTCTAACCATCATTGAGAAATTTGATGGTGGTCCGGTTGGGATTAACAATTTGGCAGCTGCCTTGGGGGAGGATGCGGAGACGATTGAGGAGGTTTACGAATCATTTTTGGTGAAGGAAGGTTTTATTAAAAGAACCCCCCGGGGAAGGGAAGCCACCCCCCTGGCTTATTCCTACTTCGGCAAAAAACCAAGGGTAGCACCCAGACAATTGGAGTTTTAA
- the ruvA gene encoding Holliday junction branch migration protein RuvA, with protein MIGYLRGKIQEKSPTSVIIDCLGIGFFIYCPLSTTTKLGNLGEKVSLYIYPYFQEKEVELYGFATLEEKEVFSLLLQCPGVGPKASLSLLSRMSCEEIKKVIKEKRVDALKKVPGIGPKKAEMIIFKLGDKYRKEPEKKEREIPEEVINALVSLGMSPKEARKKIAEIEDYEKKSVEDLIKEVLKR; from the coding sequence ATGATTGGCTATCTGCGGGGAAAGATTCAGGAGAAATCACCCACTTCGGTGATTATTGACTGTCTGGGGATTGGTTTTTTTATCTATTGTCCCCTCTCCACCACCACCAAATTAGGAAATTTGGGGGAAAAGGTCTCCCTTTATATCTATCCCTATTTTCAAGAGAAGGAAGTGGAGTTATACGGATTTGCCACCCTGGAGGAGAAAGAGGTCTTTTCCCTCCTTCTCCAATGTCCAGGGGTGGGACCGAAGGCTTCCCTTTCTCTATTATCCCGGATGAGTTGTGAGGAGATAAAGAAGGTGATAAAAGAGAAAAGGGTTGATGCCTTAAAGAAGGTTCCCGGAATTGGGCCAAAGAAAGCAGAAATGATTATCTTCAAGTTGGGTGATAAATACCGGAAGGAACCGGAAAAGAAGGAGAGGGAAATCCCCGAAGAGGTGATCAACGCCTTAGTCTCTTTGGGGATGTCGCCCAAGGAGGCGCGAAAGAAGATTGCGGAGATTGAGGATTACGAAAAGAAAAGCGTTGAGGATTTAATTAAGGAAGTTTTGAAGAGGTGA
- the ruvC gene encoding crossover junction endodeoxyribonuclease RuvC has product MKILGIDPGLSATGFAVLSTRTNSPKSITYGTIRSDKKKSLGERIEFVIKELRKVIRREKIKSCACETLFFKKEASKSVILSCHLRGAILYLLAQEKIPLYEVNPLRLKLAITGQGRASKRQVNYMIKNLLNITDNVGEDEADALACAYYLKEKLKEKR; this is encoded by the coding sequence ATGAAGATTTTAGGGATTGACCCCGGATTGTCCGCAACCGGTTTTGCGGTCCTTTCCACCCGAACCAATTCCCCAAAAAGTATTACCTATGGCACCATCCGTTCCGATAAGAAAAAATCCTTAGGGGAAAGGATTGAATTTGTCATTAAGGAATTACGGAAAGTGATCAGGAGGGAGAAGATTAAATCCTGTGCCTGCGAGACCCTTTTTTTTAAGAAGGAGGCATCAAAAAGCGTGATTCTCTCCTGTCACCTCCGGGGTGCCATCCTCTATCTCTTGGCGCAGGAGAAGATTCCCCTTTATGAGGTGAATCCCTTGCGGTTAAAATTGGCGATCACCGGTCAGGGGAGGGCATCAAAGAGGCAGGTGAATTATATGATTAAAAATCTCTTAAATATTACGGATAATGTTGGTGAGGATGAGGCGGATGCCTTGGCGTGTGCCTATTATCTAAAGGAAAAGTTAAAGGAGAAGAGATGA
- a CDS encoding YebC/PmpR family DNA-binding transcriptional regulator, translating to MAGHSKWAKLKHKKPKTDQARGKLFSKLIREITVAARTGGGNPDFNPRLRSAIEAAKEANMPSDNIEKAIKRGTGELPGVNYEEVEYEGYGPGGVAIIVKVLTDNKNRTTQELRHIFSRYGGNLAATGGVSWRFKPKGIIYVPKEKVDEDTLLTLVLEAGAEDMKTESDSYQIITPPDSFFAVKKKLEEEQIPIEHAELTKLPLTLTPVDEKTGEKVLKLHSALEELDEVQQVYADFDIAEELMEKLAEK from the coding sequence GAAACTATTTTCTAAGTTAATTCGGGAGATTACCGTCGCTGCCCGCACTGGGGGTGGCAATCCCGATTTTAATCCACGCCTGCGCTCCGCCATTGAAGCGGCAAAGGAAGCGAATATGCCCAGTGATAATATTGAGAAGGCGATCAAAAGGGGAACCGGAGAACTACCGGGGGTTAATTACGAAGAGGTGGAATATGAAGGCTACGGACCAGGAGGGGTGGCGATAATCGTTAAGGTTTTAACCGATAATAAGAACCGAACTACCCAAGAACTTCGCCATATCTTCTCCCGCTACGGTGGCAATTTAGCCGCCACTGGTGGCGTCAGTTGGCGCTTCAAACCGAAAGGGATTATCTATGTCCCTAAGGAGAAAGTTGACGAAGATACCCTCCTCACTCTGGTTTTGGAAGCGGGGGCGGAGGATATGAAGACGGAAAGCGATTCTTATCAGATCATCACCCCACCAGACAGTTTCTTTGCGGTAAAAAAGAAATTGGAAGAGGAGCAGATTCCTATTGAGCATGCGGAGTTGACAAAATTGCCCCTCACCTTAACCCCGGTGGACGAAAAGACGGGAGAGAAGGTTTTAAAACTCCATTCCGCCTTAGAAGAGTTGGATGAGGTGCAGCAGGTCTATGCGGATTTTGACATCGCCGAAGAATTGATGGAGAAGTTGGCGGAGAAATAA